In Agrobacterium sp. RAC06, a single window of DNA contains:
- a CDS encoding ligase-associated DNA damage response DEXH box helicase, which produces MTTTDSALALLPAPFLRWFGEKGWQPRDHQLELLARARSGENGGESLLLIAPTGAGKTLAGFLPSLTELTERGRKKPGEAFTGIHTLYISPLKALAVDIERNLMKPVTEMGLPITIENRTGDTPAHKRQRQKTNPPDILLTTPEQVALLISHSDAERFFKDLRYVIFDELHSLVTSKRGHLLSLGLTRLRKLAPGLKTIGLSATVAQPMDLRRWLVAQPEEGEAAAGLITVEGGARPNITILQTDERIPWSGHKAHYAIPEVYKVLKDFQTTLLFVNTRSQAEMLFQELWTVNDDNLPIALHHGSLDVSQRRKVEAAMAENRLRAVVATSTLDLGIDWGDVDLVIHVGAPKGASRLAQRIGRANHRMDEPSRAILVPANRFEVVECQAALDANYIGAQDTPPVGEGSLDVLAQHVLGMACADAFDEEELYREVTTALPYAALPRETFARIVDFVATGGYALRTYERYARIRRRKDGLWRVSNPQVAQQYRLNLGTIVEMPMLNVRLVKRNHLGSIGRGGMTLGKVEEYFFEQLTQGDTFLFSGKVLRFEGIRDNECLVSNAFSMDPKIPAYAGGKFPLSTYLAEQVRAMLDDPDRRTGLPDQVRDWLSLQAEKSVLPKRGDLLIETFPRGERFYMVIYAFEGRLAHQTLGMLLTRRLERMRAKPLGFVATDYALAIWALEDMGSLIARGALSLADLFDQDMLGDDLETWLDESFMLKRTFRNCAVIAGLIEQRHPGKEKSGRQVTVSSDLIYDVLRSHEPDHILMQATRQDAAAGLLDIARLADMLERIRGHILHKRLTQISPLAVPVMLEIGKEPVAGEAQEHVLSMAAEDLIAEAMA; this is translated from the coding sequence GTGACGACAACTGATTCCGCCCTTGCCCTTCTGCCTGCCCCCTTCCTCCGCTGGTTCGGCGAAAAGGGCTGGCAGCCGCGTGACCATCAGCTGGAGCTGCTGGCCCGGGCGAGATCCGGCGAGAATGGCGGGGAGAGCTTGCTGCTGATCGCACCGACCGGTGCGGGCAAGACGCTTGCCGGCTTCCTGCCGTCGCTCACCGAGCTCACCGAGCGTGGACGGAAAAAACCAGGCGAGGCCTTCACGGGCATCCACACGCTCTACATCTCGCCGCTCAAAGCGCTTGCCGTCGACATCGAACGCAACCTGATGAAGCCCGTCACCGAGATGGGGCTCCCGATCACCATCGAGAACCGGACCGGCGATACCCCGGCTCATAAGCGCCAGCGGCAGAAGACCAATCCGCCGGATATCCTTCTGACGACGCCTGAGCAGGTCGCATTGCTCATCTCCCACTCGGACGCGGAGCGCTTCTTCAAGGACCTGCGCTACGTCATCTTCGACGAGCTGCATTCGCTGGTGACTTCCAAGCGGGGCCATCTGCTCTCGCTGGGCCTAACGCGGTTGAGGAAGCTTGCCCCTGGTCTCAAGACCATCGGCCTTTCTGCGACCGTTGCTCAGCCGATGGACCTGCGCCGCTGGCTTGTCGCCCAGCCGGAAGAGGGCGAGGCGGCGGCCGGTCTGATCACCGTCGAGGGTGGTGCCCGACCAAATATCACTATCCTTCAGACCGATGAGCGCATTCCCTGGTCGGGTCACAAGGCGCATTATGCAATCCCCGAGGTCTACAAGGTCCTCAAGGACTTTCAGACGACGCTGCTTTTCGTCAACACGCGCTCCCAGGCCGAGATGCTCTTCCAGGAGCTCTGGACGGTCAATGATGACAACCTGCCGATCGCGCTGCATCACGGCTCGCTCGACGTTTCGCAACGTCGCAAGGTGGAGGCCGCCATGGCCGAAAACCGGCTGCGGGCGGTCGTTGCCACCTCGACGCTCGATCTCGGCATCGACTGGGGCGATGTCGATCTCGTCATCCATGTCGGCGCGCCGAAGGGCGCATCGCGCCTTGCCCAGCGCATCGGCCGTGCCAATCACCGCATGGACGAGCCGTCCCGCGCCATTCTCGTGCCGGCCAACCGGTTTGAGGTGGTGGAGTGTCAGGCCGCACTCGATGCCAACTATATCGGCGCGCAGGATACGCCGCCTGTGGGGGAGGGCTCGCTCGACGTGCTCGCCCAGCATGTGCTCGGCATGGCCTGCGCCGATGCCTTCGACGAGGAAGAGCTTTACCGCGAGGTGACGACGGCGCTTCCCTATGCCGCTCTGCCGCGCGAGACCTTTGCCCGCATCGTCGATTTCGTCGCAACCGGCGGCTACGCCCTGCGTACCTACGAGCGCTATGCCCGCATCCGCCGTCGCAAGGACGGGCTCTGGCGTGTCTCGAACCCGCAGGTCGCCCAGCAGTATCGCCTGAACCTCGGCACCATCGTGGAAATGCCGATGCTGAATGTCCGGCTGGTCAAGCGCAACCATCTGGGCTCGATCGGTCGCGGCGGCATGACGCTTGGCAAGGTCGAGGAATATTTCTTCGAGCAGTTGACGCAGGGCGATACCTTCCTCTTTTCGGGGAAGGTCCTGCGCTTCGAGGGCATAAGAGACAACGAATGCCTCGTTTCCAACGCCTTCTCCATGGACCCGAAGATCCCGGCCTATGCCGGCGGCAAGTTTCCGCTCTCGACCTATCTCGCCGAGCAGGTCCGCGCCATGCTGGACGATCCAGACCGCCGGACCGGTCTGCCCGACCAGGTGCGCGACTGGCTGTCGCTGCAGGCGGAGAAGTCGGTGCTGCCCAAGCGCGGCGATCTCCTGATCGAGACCTTCCCGCGCGGCGAGCGCTTCTACATGGTGATCTATGCCTTCGAGGGCAGGCTGGCGCATCAGACGCTCGGCATGCTGCTCACCCGCCGGCTGGAGCGCATGCGCGCCAAGCCGCTGGGCTTCGTTGCCACAGACTATGCGCTCGCGATCTGGGCCTTGGAGGACATGGGCTCGCTGATCGCGCGGGGAGCACTCAGCCTCGCAGACTTGTTCGATCAGGACATGCTGGGCGATGATCTGGAAACCTGGCTCGACGAAAGCTTCATGCTGAAGCGCACCTTCCGCAATTGCGCGGTGATCGCCGGCCTGATCGAGCAGCGCCATCCCGGCAAGGAAAAGTCCGGGCGCCAGGTGACGGTGTCCTCGGACCTGATCTACGACGTGCTGCGCAGCCACGAGCCCGATCATATCCTCATGCAGGCAACGCGACAGGATGCCGCCGCCGGGCTTTTGGACATCGCCCGGCTTGCCGATATGCTGGAACGAATCAGGGGGCACATCCTGCACAAGCGCCTCACCCAGATCTCGCCGCTCGCCGTGCCAGTCATGCTGGAAATCGGCAAGGAGCCGGTGGCGGGCGAAGCACAGGAGCATGTGCTGTCCATGGCGGCGGAAGATCTCATCGCCGAAGCCATGGCGTGA
- a CDS encoding DUF6460 domain-containing protein, with protein MADGLNRFLGDTPGRTIVKLIVVSLIVGFVMSIFGLDPMDLLDGIRFFIIDLWYTGFDALGRVGQYLLIGATIVIPAFILLRLFASRN; from the coding sequence ATGGCTGATGGCCTCAATCGATTTCTCGGCGACACGCCGGGCCGCACGATCGTCAAGCTGATCGTCGTTTCGCTCATCGTCGGCTTTGTGATGTCGATCTTCGGGCTTGACCCGATGGACCTGCTCGACGGCATCAGGTTCTTCATCATCGACCTCTGGTACACGGGGTTCGACGCTCTTGGTCGGGTCGGGCAGTATCTGCTGATCGGCGCTACGATCGTCATTCCCGCCTTCATCCTGCTCCGCCTCTTTGCGTCACGGAACTGA
- a CDS encoding CAP domain-containing protein yields MSKPVLHRRRLILISAGVMTAAITGCRSTDILNPDDGQARAETDAALPMVNLLRQSRGLSSLSRSRPAEVAAIAQAKRMARAGEMSHLIGFNDSFGARMKGHGVPLPAAENIAAGQDSVERAVQAWIDSKRHLDNMTGRFNGLGVAVAWDSASGNRPYWAMVLSA; encoded by the coding sequence ATGTCTAAGCCTGTTCTACATCGCCGTCGGCTGATCCTAATCTCGGCTGGTGTCATGACGGCGGCGATCACCGGCTGCCGGTCCACCGACATTCTCAACCCCGATGACGGCCAGGCCCGGGCTGAGACGGACGCCGCGTTGCCGATGGTGAACCTGCTCCGGCAATCGCGTGGCCTCTCCTCCCTCTCCCGCAGTCGCCCCGCGGAAGTGGCGGCCATCGCCCAGGCCAAGCGCATGGCACGCGCTGGCGAGATGTCGCATCTGATCGGCTTCAACGACAGCTTCGGCGCCCGTATGAAGGGCCACGGGGTGCCGCTGCCGGCGGCCGAAAACATCGCTGCGGGTCAGGATAGCGTCGAACGCGCCGTGCAGGCCTGGATCGATTCCAAGCGGCATCTCGACAACATGACCGGCCGCTTCAACGGGCTCGGCGTCGCGGTCGCCTGGGATTCCGCTTCCGGTAACCGGCCCTATTGGGCCATGGTTCTCTCGGCCTGA
- the pdeM gene encoding ligase-associated DNA damage response endonuclease PdeM gives MTARRLAPIETVETTAESALSGVAAVCDLTGAMYLPDHRTLVVSDLHLEKGAAFARRGQLLPPYDTLATLRLLESVVNRYQPATIISLGDNFHDRVGSAMMPLVFREMIHGLVAGREIVWINGNHDPDGTTALPGVSMDEFSLAGLTFRHEPSLAHGKGEVAGHLHPSATVRRREKSVRRPCFATDGLRMVMPSFGVTTGGLDLRHKAFTGLFARTDLIAHLLGRDRIYSVRYGNLLG, from the coding sequence ATGACGGCGAGGCGCCTCGCGCCGATCGAGACTGTGGAGACGACGGCCGAGAGCGCCCTCTCAGGCGTGGCAGCCGTCTGCGATCTCACGGGCGCCATGTACCTGCCGGATCATCGGACGCTTGTGGTCTCAGACCTGCATCTTGAAAAGGGCGCCGCCTTTGCGCGGCGCGGCCAACTGCTGCCGCCCTATGACACGCTGGCAACGCTTCGTCTGCTTGAGAGCGTGGTGAACCGCTACCAGCCCGCGACGATCATCAGCCTCGGCGATAACTTCCATGACCGTGTCGGCTCGGCCATGATGCCGCTGGTGTTTCGCGAGATGATCCATGGTCTGGTCGCCGGACGTGAGATCGTTTGGATCAATGGCAACCACGATCCGGATGGCACAACGGCTTTGCCGGGCGTGTCCATGGATGAGTTTTCGCTCGCCGGCCTTACCTTCCGCCACGAACCTTCGCTCGCCCATGGCAAGGGTGAAGTTGCAGGTCATCTCCATCCCTCAGCCACCGTACGCCGCCGCGAAAAATCGGTCCGCCGTCCATGCTTTGCGACCGATGGCCTGCGCATGGTTATGCCATCCTTCGGCGTCACCACCGGGGGCCTTGACCTGCGGCACAAGGCCTTCACCGGTCTCTTCGCCCGTACCGATCTGATCGCACACCTGCTCGGCCGCGACCGGATCTATTCGGTGCGCTACGGCAATCTGCTCGGCTGA
- a CDS encoding methyltransferase domain-containing protein encodes MHPTQFSSGDVIADRRADYARMLAENGEHEAAVELMEQALELVPDWPAGLLRLADYAEKAGQAEKAIPALRRLLELDPEDLFGAQLKLALLGAEDIPDQPPSRYVEALFDDYADRFDTALVEKLDYSVPAKLARLIVEHEDRRFDLAVDLGCGTGLFGAEIRERVARLEGFDLSVNMLAKAEEKGHYDLLAKADLSLDPIACGLFDERLAECRADLVSAADVLMYLGDLANAFALAAQLLKPGSLLAFSVEDAGEGDGFILAPSLRYAHTEQHVRYRLDENGFDLVKLSRTTIRMDGGKPVSGILFLASRKA; translated from the coding sequence ATGCATCCCACACAGTTCTCTTCCGGCGACGTCATCGCCGATCGCCGCGCCGATTATGCCCGCATGCTCGCCGAGAATGGCGAACATGAGGCAGCAGTGGAATTGATGGAGCAGGCCCTGGAACTGGTGCCGGACTGGCCGGCTGGTCTGCTGCGTCTTGCGGACTATGCCGAGAAGGCCGGACAGGCAGAAAAAGCGATACCCGCCCTGCGCAGACTGCTCGAGCTCGACCCGGAAGATCTGTTCGGCGCGCAGTTGAAACTGGCTCTGCTCGGGGCCGAAGATATTCCAGACCAGCCGCCCTCTCGCTATGTAGAGGCGCTTTTCGATGATTATGCCGATCGTTTCGATACTGCACTTGTCGAGAAGCTCGATTATTCGGTCCCGGCCAAGCTCGCCCGGCTCATCGTCGAGCATGAAGATCGGCGCTTCGATCTGGCCGTCGATCTTGGGTGTGGCACGGGTCTTTTCGGTGCCGAGATCCGCGAGAGAGTGGCCCGCCTGGAGGGTTTCGATCTCTCGGTCAACATGCTCGCAAAAGCCGAGGAGAAGGGTCACTATGACCTTCTTGCCAAGGCCGATCTATCGCTCGACCCGATCGCGTGCGGTCTCTTCGATGAAAGGCTTGCGGAGTGCCGAGCCGACCTCGTCTCGGCGGCCGACGTGCTGATGTATCTGGGCGACCTCGCCAACGCCTTCGCACTTGCCGCGCAGCTCCTGAAACCCGGCTCGCTTCTCGCCTTTTCGGTCGAAGACGCGGGCGAGGGCGACGGCTTTATCCTGGCGCCGAGCCTGCGTTATGCCCACACCGAACAGCATGTAAGGTATCGTCTCGATGAAAACGGCTTCGACCTCGTGAAGCTGTCGCGCACGACCATTCGCATGGATGGCGGAAAACCGGTCTCCGGCATTCTGTTTCTTGCTAGCCGGAAGGCCTGA
- a CDS encoding MATE family efflux transporter — translation MHSPSSSATRTIDVNHRSVLAIAVPMTLGFVTTPLLGLTDTAVVGRSGDAAQLAGLAIAAALFDLLFASLNFLRASTTALVAQAQGRGEPSELFAVFWRSIVLSLGFGLLILAVSPVILGFGPALMGADGGVQAAAATYIGIRILAAPVTLSNFTLLGFVLGRGLGSVGLALQILLNGVNIVMSILLGLTFGYGIAGVAWGTVIGEFVAMIAGFAFVFWRYGHAAIPQVSMITDRAKLMALFRLNRDILIRTFSLITAFTVMTRIGAGFGAVTLAANAVLMNFFMIASFYLDGMATAAEQITGETIGAKQRRAFERAVKLTGFWSFGLALASLAFFLVFGSAIIGFITTAGDVRSVAETYLVYAALTALTGALAFHMDGVFIGATWSSDMRNMMLVALAGYLASVAVLVPLFDNHGLWIALNVFLGLRGLLLLARLKPKTNQTFTESQ, via the coding sequence ATGCATAGCCCATCTTCTTCCGCCACCCGGACCATCGACGTCAATCATCGCAGCGTGCTGGCGATCGCCGTGCCGATGACGCTGGGTTTCGTCACGACGCCACTTCTGGGGCTCACCGATACCGCCGTCGTCGGACGTAGCGGCGACGCGGCCCAACTGGCGGGGCTTGCGATTGCGGCGGCGCTCTTCGATCTGCTCTTCGCCAGTCTGAATTTTCTGCGGGCGTCGACCACGGCACTCGTCGCCCAGGCGCAAGGACGCGGCGAACCATCCGAACTCTTCGCCGTCTTCTGGCGCTCGATCGTCTTGTCGCTTGGTTTCGGATTGCTGATCCTCGCAGTCTCTCCCGTAATCCTTGGCTTTGGCCCTGCGCTGATGGGCGCCGATGGTGGCGTTCAGGCAGCTGCCGCGACCTATATCGGCATCCGCATTCTGGCGGCTCCCGTGACGCTTTCGAATTTCACCCTGCTCGGCTTCGTGCTCGGTCGTGGACTGGGCTCTGTTGGGCTTGCGCTGCAGATTTTGCTGAACGGCGTCAACATCGTCATGTCGATCCTGCTTGGTCTGACTTTCGGATATGGGATTGCAGGTGTCGCCTGGGGCACCGTCATAGGCGAGTTCGTCGCCATGATCGCCGGCTTTGCCTTCGTGTTCTGGCGCTATGGTCACGCCGCAATCCCGCAGGTCTCGATGATCACCGACCGCGCAAAGCTGATGGCGTTGTTCCGGCTCAACCGGGACATCCTGATCCGCACCTTCTCGCTGATCACCGCCTTTACCGTCATGACCCGCATCGGGGCCGGTTTCGGCGCCGTGACGCTCGCGGCCAATGCCGTTCTGATGAACTTCTTCATGATCGCCAGCTTCTATCTCGATGGCATGGCAACGGCGGCAGAGCAGATCACGGGCGAAACGATCGGTGCCAAACAGCGGCGCGCCTTCGAGCGCGCGGTGAAGCTGACAGGGTTCTGGTCCTTCGGCCTGGCTCTGGCGAGCCTTGCATTCTTCCTGGTCTTCGGTTCGGCGATCATCGGCTTCATCACGACGGCCGGAGATGTGCGCAGCGTTGCCGAGACCTATCTGGTCTACGCGGCCCTGACCGCGTTGACCGGGGCACTCGCCTTCCACATGGATGGGGTCTTCATCGGCGCAACATGGTCATCCGACATGCGCAACATGATGCTCGTCGCGCTGGCCGGCTATCTCGCCAGTGTCGCAGTGCTGGTTCCGCTGTTTGACAATCACGGGCTCTGGATCGCGCTCAACGTGTTTCTTGGTCTACGCGGTCTGTTGCTGCTTGCGCGGCTGAAACCCAAGACCAATCAGACTTTCACCGAAAGCCAGTGA
- a CDS encoding TIGR02186 family protein → MKATLLALTIAMFTAWSTPAAAQDPLTTQLAEREGLEIGISTSEIAITSDFSGADLTVFGALTNTDQLLLAIGQYDVVVTLEGPRDWTTVRRKERLFGIWVNRTSLTFEQMPISYSLASTRPVEEIAEDDLLTSLGIGIDHLALTPTGFISNSANLSEFREAFRRLKQNGGLYQRDTGGVRFVSSSLFQATLRLPANIPNGVHTVHAYLFKSGEFIGQRELPLRVIKTGLEEAITEAAHQQPLAYGTFAVLLALITGWAASLIFRKD, encoded by the coding sequence ATGAAAGCAACTCTCCTCGCTCTCACCATTGCGATGTTCACCGCTTGGTCGACCCCGGCGGCGGCCCAGGATCCGCTGACGACACAGCTTGCGGAACGCGAAGGCCTTGAGATCGGCATCTCTACCAGCGAGATCGCCATTACTTCGGATTTTTCTGGCGCCGATCTGACCGTCTTCGGTGCACTCACCAACACCGACCAATTGCTTCTAGCAATCGGGCAGTATGATGTGGTGGTGACGCTGGAAGGACCACGCGACTGGACGACCGTGCGCCGCAAGGAGCGGCTATTCGGGATCTGGGTCAACCGGACGTCGCTGACTTTCGAACAAATGCCAATCTCCTATTCCTTGGCCAGCACCCGGCCTGTGGAGGAGATCGCCGAGGATGACCTCCTGACCTCGCTCGGCATCGGCATCGATCACCTCGCGCTAACGCCCACGGGTTTCATCAGCAATTCCGCAAACCTCAGCGAGTTTCGCGAGGCGTTTCGCAGACTGAAACAGAATGGCGGTCTCTACCAGCGCGACACGGGCGGTGTGCGCTTCGTATCATCGAGCCTTTTTCAGGCGACGCTTCGGCTTCCTGCCAATATCCCGAATGGCGTTCATACGGTGCATGCCTACCTGTTCAAGTCGGGCGAGTTCATCGGGCAACGGGAATTGCCGCTGCGCGTCATCAAGACGGGTCTGGAAGAAGCGATCACTGAAGCCGCTCATCAACAGCCCCTGGCCTACGGCACATTTGCCGTGCTGCTTGCCTTGATCACGGGCTGGGCGGCAAGCCTGATCTTCCGGAAGGACTGA
- a CDS encoding DUF952 domain-containing protein: MEKTIYKIVPRELWQEARIAGLFKGASIDLKDGYIHFSTGAQAVETARLHFAGQSDLLLVAVDAAVFGGALKWEASRDGDLFPHLYADLPLDAVLWEKPLALGADGLHVFPDLVEEKR; encoded by the coding sequence TTGGAAAAGACCATATACAAGATCGTACCGCGAGAATTATGGCAGGAGGCGCGCATCGCGGGCCTTTTCAAAGGCGCGTCCATCGATCTCAAGGACGGCTACATCCATTTCTCGACGGGAGCCCAGGCCGTGGAGACTGCGCGCCTGCACTTTGCCGGCCAGTCTGATCTGCTGCTTGTCGCGGTCGATGCGGCCGTCTTCGGTGGGGCCCTGAAATGGGAGGCTTCGCGCGACGGAGATCTCTTCCCGCATCTTTACGCCGACTTGCCGCTCGACGCCGTGCTTTGGGAAAAGCCCCTAGCCCTCGGTGCTGACGGACTGCACGTCTTTCCTGACTTGGTCGAGGAGAAACGCTGA
- a CDS encoding S24 family peptidase, protein MLSHDSIWAAIDRLAEQHSLTPSGLARRAGLDPTSFNKSKRVGADGRMRWPSTESIAKVLEATGASLDQFMRYVSPDALRGSPLPQGTFPPQASSIPLLGMAQAGAGGFFDDGGFPAGQGWDLVEFPAAPGRNNGVYALEVQGESMKPLYRDGDILIVEPGAQVRRGDRVVVKTREGEVMAKILARQSAKSIELQSLNPDHPPRMLDMGDVEWVARIIWASQ, encoded by the coding sequence ATGCTTTCGCATGACAGCATATGGGCCGCGATCGATCGGCTGGCGGAGCAGCATTCGCTGACGCCTTCAGGTCTTGCGCGCCGTGCTGGGCTCGACCCCACCTCCTTCAACAAGTCCAAGCGTGTCGGTGCTGATGGCCGGATGCGCTGGCCCTCGACCGAATCCATCGCCAAGGTGCTGGAAGCGACCGGCGCCAGTCTTGACCAGTTCATGCGCTATGTCTCGCCAGACGCCTTGCGCGGCAGCCCGCTGCCGCAGGGGACATTTCCGCCGCAGGCAAGCTCGATCCCCCTGCTCGGCATGGCCCAGGCAGGTGCCGGCGGATTTTTCGACGATGGCGGCTTCCCTGCCGGCCAGGGCTGGGATCTCGTCGAGTTCCCGGCGGCGCCCGGCCGCAACAACGGCGTCTACGCGCTGGAGGTCCAGGGCGAGAGCATGAAGCCGCTCTACCGCGACGGCGACATCCTGATCGTCGAGCCGGGTGCGCAAGTCCGCCGCGGTGACCGCGTCGTGGTGAAGACCCGCGAGGGCGAAGTCATGGCGAAGATCCTCGCACGGCAGAGCGCAAAATCGATCGAGCTGCAATCCCTCAATCCGGATCACCCTCCGCGCATGCTGGACATGGGCGATGTCGAATGGGTGGCGCGGATCATCTGGGCGAGCCAATAG
- a CDS encoding quinone-dependent dihydroorotate dehydrogenase, producing MLDLFSLGRRGLFLFDAETAHGLSIAALKTGFVPTCKAAVDPRLAQTVAGIHFPNPLGMAAGYDKNAEVPDALLSLGFGFAEVGTLTPKPQTGNPKPRIFRLERDRAVINRLGFNNEGHEAALARLIARGNRAGIVGVNIGANKDAKDRIADYVAGIRRFYPVATYFTANISSPNTPGLRDLQAKESLDALLSAVLAARSEEALRAGKRLPVFLKIAPDLTEEGMDDIAEVAAAHDLDGLIVSNTTLSRDGLTDPTLAGEAGGLSGAPLFDKSTAVLARMRKRVGPALPIIGVGGVSSAETALEKIRAGADLVQLYSCMVYEGPALPGRIVRGLSSLLDRETVANIRELRDTRLDHWLSVKV from the coding sequence ATGCTGGACCTCTTTTCTCTCGGCCGTCGTGGCCTTTTCCTCTTCGATGCGGAAACCGCCCATGGGCTGTCGATTGCCGCGTTGAAAACGGGCTTCGTCCCGACCTGCAAGGCGGCTGTCGATCCGCGTCTCGCCCAGACGGTTGCCGGCATTCACTTCCCGAACCCGCTCGGCATGGCCGCAGGCTATGACAAGAATGCCGAGGTGCCGGATGCACTGCTGTCGCTCGGTTTCGGTTTTGCCGAAGTCGGCACGCTGACGCCCAAGCCTCAGACCGGCAATCCGAAGCCGCGCATTTTCCGCCTTGAGCGCGACCGCGCGGTGATCAACCGCCTCGGTTTCAACAACGAGGGGCATGAGGCGGCGCTGGCTCGGCTCATCGCCCGCGGCAACCGCGCAGGGATCGTCGGCGTGAATATCGGCGCCAACAAGGATGCCAAGGACCGGATCGCCGACTATGTCGCCGGCATCCGCCGCTTCTATCCCGTCGCGACCTATTTCACCGCCAACATCTCGTCACCGAACACCCCGGGTCTGCGTGATCTGCAGGCCAAGGAGAGCCTCGATGCGCTCCTGTCTGCCGTGCTCGCGGCGCGTTCAGAAGAAGCCTTGCGCGCCGGCAAGCGCCTGCCGGTCTTTCTCAAGATCGCCCCGGACCTTACGGAAGAAGGCATGGACGACATCGCCGAGGTCGCGGCGGCGCATGATCTCGATGGCCTCATCGTTTCCAACACCACGCTGTCACGTGACGGTCTGACCGACCCGACTCTGGCAGGGGAAGCCGGTGGCCTCTCTGGCGCACCTCTGTTTGACAAGTCGACCGCCGTTCTCGCCCGTATGCGAAAGCGCGTTGGTCCGGCATTGCCGATCATCGGGGTAGGCGGCGTGTCCTCAGCCGAAACTGCGCTGGAGAAGATCCGCGCGGGTGCAGACTTGGTGCAGCTTTATTCCTGCATGGTCTATGAAGGACCGGCTCTGCCAGGACGGATCGTCCGGGGCCTGTCGAGCCTGCTCGATCGTGAAACGGTCGCCAATATCCGCGAATTGCGCGACACGAGGCTCGATCACTGGCTTTCGGTGAAAGTCTGA
- a CDS encoding YitT family protein, translated as MAQLTSMLGIWNSNPTRHTPAEDLQGLVAGSLIAALGLYFLAQVGLLTGGMAGLAFVLHYWSGWSFGLLFFLLNLPFYILSLRRVGLDFTIKTFIAVGLTSFIVEIESRFLVIESIAPIWAAILGGLLLGFGLLALYRHRASLGGLGILAVYIQDRFGIRAGLVQLAFDLCVMALAFAVVSPSVVLYSVIGAVVLNLFLAINHRSDRYIALR; from the coding sequence ATGGCGCAACTGACGAGCATGCTGGGAATCTGGAATTCGAACCCCACCCGCCACACTCCGGCAGAGGATCTGCAAGGACTCGTGGCAGGGAGCCTGATTGCGGCCCTTGGCCTTTACTTCCTCGCCCAGGTCGGACTTCTGACCGGTGGCATGGCTGGCCTCGCCTTCGTCCTGCACTACTGGAGCGGCTGGAGCTTCGGTCTTCTTTTCTTCTTGCTCAACCTGCCATTCTACATTCTTTCGCTGCGTCGCGTCGGCCTCGATTTCACCATCAAGACCTTTATCGCCGTCGGCCTCACCTCCTTCATCGTCGAAATCGAGAGCCGCTTCCTCGTGATAGAGAGCATCGCGCCGATCTGGGCGGCGATCCTCGGTGGCCTGCTACTCGGCTTCGGCCTTCTGGCGCTCTACCGCCACCGCGCCAGCCTCGGAGGCCTCGGCATTCTCGCCGTTTACATCCAGGACCGCTTCGGCATCCGCGCCGGCCTCGTGCAGCTTGCCTTCGACCTCTGTGTCATGGCGCTGGCCTTTGCCGTCGTCAGCCCCTCCGTGGTGCTCTATTCTGTCATCGGCGCCGTGGTGTTGAACCTCTTCCTCGCGATCAACCACCGCTCGGACCGATATATAGCGCTGAGGTGA
- a CDS encoding response regulator, translated as MAASTFIIADDHPLFRGALRQAVTGIDGTQTIIEAGDFEAARKAAAEHSDADLMLLDLAMPGVSGFSGLMALRAEFASLPLVIVSATDDPVTIRRALELGASGFISKSAGIDEIRASIQSVLEGDIATPASYQGGQETDPDVADLINRLRTLTPQQSRVLGMLGEGLLNKQIAYELGVSEATIKAHVSAILLKLKVDSRTQAVIQLGKINMAMVA; from the coding sequence ATGGCTGCATCGACCTTCATCATCGCCGACGACCATCCGCTGTTCCGGGGCGCCCTGCGCCAGGCCGTGACCGGCATAGACGGCACGCAAACCATCATCGAGGCCGGCGACTTCGAAGCTGCCCGCAAGGCGGCCGCCGAGCATTCGGATGCGGACCTCATGCTGCTCGATCTCGCCATGCCCGGCGTCTCCGGTTTTTCCGGTCTGATGGCGCTGCGTGCCGAATTCGCGAGCCTGCCGCTGGTCATCGTCTCTGCCACCGACGATCCCGTCACCATCCGCCGGGCCCTCGAGCTCGGGGCCTCCGGCTTCATTTCGAAGTCAGCGGGGATCGACGAGATCCGCGCGTCGATCCAGTCGGTGCTGGAAGGTGATATCGCCACGCCTGCAAGCTATCAGGGCGGGCAGGAGACGGATCCTGACGTGGCCGATCTGATCAACCGGCTGCGCACGCTTACGCCGCAGCAAAGCCGAGTGCTCGGCATGCTCGGCGAAGGGCTGCTCAACAAGCAGATCGCCTATGAACTCGGCGTGTCGGAAGCAACGATCAAGGCGCATGTCTCGGCGATCCTCTTGAAGCTCAAGGTGGACAGCCGCACCCAGGCCGTGATCCAGCTTGGCAAGATCAACATGGCCATGGTCGCCTGA